From a single Sporosarcina oncorhynchi genomic region:
- a CDS encoding serine hydrolase domain-containing protein has protein sequence MKVGFEEQAQTFITKELIPGAMLEVAENNKTIVDKNFGFRNVREQLPVNGDTVFGIASMTKSFTCVGIMKLQEAGKLSVHDPIVSYLPELKTKSQASEITIHHLMTHTSGYPPLATHVYARKNSIEKDPSSKDYGLDLLNNPGPHIETYDEMLAFMANDEFEWLGKPGDYYSYSNDSYGLLGIIIHRVSGQSYESFIEQHILEPAGMTRSFFDMNRLDTTDNVTTLYMKTKDGSDVYEAPIWWDAPSMRAVGYLKSTANDIIRYLELFWNEGTINEKRILSKESVEQMMTPHIEYEPGRCYGYGLRIIPDYFGSKLISHGGGLKGVSSFMCAIPDKKLAGVILTNVADVSAGDILMGALNSIHAREYETSPFKVETVPISDEELVTYEGVYISGEGMHVIAQRRNGLFGVESNGAFKRLQYIGNNIFVAEQDDSDILQFIAGEDGTIERIVYGGRHIIKQMG, from the coding sequence ATGAAAGTTGGATTTGAAGAGCAGGCGCAGACATTTATCACTAAAGAACTCATACCTGGTGCGATGCTTGAGGTTGCTGAAAATAATAAGACGATTGTTGATAAGAATTTCGGGTTCAGAAATGTGAGAGAGCAGCTTCCAGTAAATGGGGACACTGTCTTTGGCATTGCATCCATGACAAAATCTTTTACTTGCGTTGGAATTATGAAGTTGCAAGAAGCTGGAAAACTGTCGGTACATGACCCAATTGTTTCGTATCTCCCGGAGTTGAAAACGAAATCACAAGCAAGCGAGATTACCATCCATCATCTGATGACCCATACTTCTGGCTATCCACCGCTTGCAACACATGTCTATGCACGCAAAAACAGCATCGAAAAAGATCCGTCTTCAAAAGATTACGGACTAGATTTACTCAATAATCCTGGACCGCATATCGAAACGTACGATGAAATGCTCGCTTTCATGGCGAATGATGAATTCGAATGGCTCGGAAAGCCCGGAGATTATTACAGTTATTCCAACGACTCTTATGGGTTACTTGGTATCATTATCCACCGGGTGAGCGGTCAATCTTATGAGTCCTTCATCGAACAGCATATTTTAGAACCGGCCGGCATGACAAGAAGCTTTTTCGATATGAATCGGTTGGACACGACGGACAATGTCACAACGCTCTATATGAAAACAAAAGATGGATCGGACGTTTATGAAGCGCCAATCTGGTGGGATGCACCATCGATGCGAGCAGTTGGCTATTTGAAGTCGACCGCAAATGACATAATCCGTTATTTGGAGCTTTTCTGGAATGAAGGGACGATCAATGAAAAGCGCATTTTATCCAAAGAAAGTGTCGAGCAGATGATGACGCCGCATATCGAATATGAACCGGGCAGATGTTATGGCTATGGATTACGCATCATCCCTGACTATTTCGGTTCCAAACTAATCAGTCACGGGGGCGGGTTAAAGGGTGTCTCTTCCTTTATGTGTGCCATTCCCGATAAGAAACTTGCGGGTGTCATTTTGACAAATGTCGCGGATGTGTCTGCGGGGGATATCCTTATGGGAGCGTTGAACAGCATTCATGCTAGAGAATATGAGACATCTCCCTTCAAAGTGGAAACAGTACCTATCAGCGATGAAGAACTTGTTACCTATGAAGGTGTCTATATTTCCGGTGAAGGGATGCATGTCATTGCACAAAGAAGAAATGGTCTATTCGGTGTCGAATCCAATGGGGCATTTAAACGGCTGCAGTATATAGGGAATAATATCTTTGTCGCAGAACAAGATGACTCGGATATTCTTCAGTTTATTGCAGGTGAAGATGGGACGATTGAACGGATCGTCTATGGTGGAAGACATATTATCAAACAAATGGGATAA
- a CDS encoding adenylate/guanylate cyclase domain-containing protein yields MDKTYKFTEKREFGLPVHEVWEAVADTNQLNRYAGLFAVNFTPFQKDAKQIIRKGKATAFGVVPIEWIENVFEWVNESHYSVERIYTKGPLKRVIWKVIVEKVNENHTIMKLDGRFTYQNLFGKAALHIETLPQLRKMFNYVSMFEKTEKNYRKTAHFTPLAQVDEKRLTELAKQLGEILDEQRMIERLLFTLRMAPDDLVKKLQPYKWAEDFGFDRGKTIELFLLANEVGLVNYEWNMMCPNCRVPKNRVTSLRLVKTTVHCDLCGVDFEMDFDKYIEMIFTVHPSIRKVSNEVFCLNGPFNSPHIVGQFRIGPNEEKVVDWTPMTENLRMRVLKDNLQVQLGNVEDLQEQVIIYNSLGFVGERFNQAQQFRIINESEEEIVLAVEKVDWDSFALTAREVTSLQLFRNLLPAEVLAPGIEIGVSTLTVMFTDLKDSTRLYEEIGDSLAYADVKRHFDYLEKQISTHHGSIVKTIGDSVMAVFIKNEDALDAAIAIQQQMPDLNETLSHPVSIKVGFHAGPVIAVNANDVLDYFGRTVNMAARVQQQSTGDDIVITEEVYKTLSRKGMKVLPCDVEPFVVTLHGVDNNQSLYRLTVVK; encoded by the coding sequence GTGGATAAAACATACAAATTTACTGAAAAAAGGGAGTTCGGTTTGCCTGTCCATGAAGTATGGGAAGCGGTAGCGGATACAAACCAGTTAAATCGATACGCCGGCTTGTTTGCCGTGAATTTTACTCCCTTTCAAAAAGACGCGAAGCAGATTATACGAAAAGGAAAAGCGACGGCTTTCGGCGTAGTGCCGATTGAATGGATTGAAAATGTGTTCGAATGGGTGAATGAGTCACATTACTCCGTTGAACGAATTTATACAAAAGGACCATTAAAACGAGTCATCTGGAAAGTAATCGTCGAAAAAGTAAATGAAAATCATACAATCATGAAGCTGGACGGTCGGTTTACCTATCAGAATCTCTTCGGTAAAGCTGCGTTGCATATAGAGACGCTTCCTCAATTGCGAAAGATGTTCAATTATGTAAGTATGTTTGAAAAAACGGAAAAGAATTATCGGAAAACAGCACATTTTACACCATTAGCGCAAGTGGATGAAAAGCGATTGACTGAGCTGGCTAAACAATTAGGCGAAATCCTAGATGAACAACGGATGATTGAACGTCTACTATTCACGTTGCGAATGGCTCCGGATGATCTTGTCAAAAAGCTACAGCCCTACAAATGGGCGGAGGATTTTGGATTCGACCGTGGAAAAACAATTGAACTTTTTCTGCTGGCCAATGAAGTCGGGCTCGTAAATTATGAATGGAATATGATGTGTCCAAATTGCCGAGTTCCTAAAAATCGAGTGACAAGCTTGAGACTGGTGAAAACGACTGTCCATTGTGATTTATGTGGAGTCGATTTCGAGATGGATTTCGATAAATATATAGAAATGATATTTACAGTCCATCCAAGTATCCGAAAAGTGAGTAATGAAGTATTTTGCTTAAATGGTCCGTTTAATTCACCACATATTGTCGGGCAGTTCCGTATCGGACCGAATGAAGAGAAGGTTGTTGATTGGACACCGATGACGGAAAATCTACGCATGCGGGTGTTAAAAGATAATTTACAGGTGCAACTTGGAAATGTCGAGGACTTACAAGAGCAGGTGATCATTTATAATTCCTTAGGATTCGTCGGAGAAAGATTCAATCAGGCGCAGCAATTTAGAATCATCAATGAATCAGAAGAAGAGATTGTATTGGCGGTTGAAAAAGTGGATTGGGATTCATTTGCATTGACCGCCAGGGAAGTAACATCCTTGCAGTTATTCCGGAATCTATTGCCGGCTGAAGTACTTGCCCCCGGTATTGAGATTGGTGTCAGTACATTGACAGTAATGTTCACCGATTTAAAAGACTCAACCCGTTTATATGAGGAAATCGGTGACTCGCTTGCCTACGCTGACGTTAAACGACATTTTGATTATCTTGAAAAGCAAATTTCTACACACCACGGGTCTATCGTAAAAACGATAGGAGACTCCGTTATGGCGGTATTTATTAAAAATGAAGATGCGCTGGATGCGGCGATTGCCATTCAACAACAAATGCCTGATCTGAATGAAACGTTGTCGCATCCAGTGTCCATCAAAGTTGGTTTTCATGCAGGTCCTGTCATAGCTGTCAATGCAAATGACGTGCTTGATTATTTCGGCAGGACAGTAAATATGGCAGCGCGCGTACAGCAGCAAAGTACTGGTGATGACATCGTTATAACAGAAGAGGTATATAAAACACTCTCAAGAAAAGGTATGAAAGTACTGCCATGTGATGTGGAGCCGTTTGTAGTAACTTTACATGGAGTTGATAACAATCAATCATTATACCGTTTGACAGTGGTGAAATAG